From Brassica rapa cultivar Chiifu-401-42 chromosome A06, CAAS_Brap_v3.01, whole genome shotgun sequence:
aCTATTTTGCGGCAAGAAGATAATAATCGACTCCTATCTAAAGCCAAGCCCAGTTCGTTTTTTCTTTAGGGTGCAAGCCCAGTGAAATGCCCCGGTCCAAGTGAACAAAGTAAAACATATGCATATTTAGCGGATATAACAGTATAACCACGAATCAAACGGTATACAAtatttgtttaaataaaatgtaaattataattaatttttattactattttctttaacaaaacaTTAAATGAAACAATTCTAAACGTAAACAAACACAAAAGGTTGCAACAGAGGAGGGTCAGTGACAACCAGAATTAAAAGTTAATAGAGAGTGTAAAGTTTTTAGCGGAATATTAAAAACCATTTTCAAtccaaacatatatttttttttataattctcacagaaaaagagtaattttattatagaatAACTTTTACTCTactataaaagaaaaatagaaggatttcattttttcattttatattttgagtgaaaaattaaaattcttctATTTTCTCTTAAAGTTATTATACAGTAAACTATTggagtaaaatttaaaataagtttgGGTTGGAGATAGCTTAACTATGCTTGGGATAACATTTAAAGTAAAGACGAATATAATTATCCTAACGCCCaaacactccctaaatcatttCACAAAAGAGATCGCAGGCAGCTCCGAAACTCAGCTCAGGCGGCCCTTTCaatctcaaaaagaaaaaaacaaatcgtCTTGATTGGAGACGACGACAATGCAGAGGCTTTGCACTAAGCTCCGTTCCATTTCACTCCGTTCAAATCGAAACCTCTCTTTAATCGGCGCTCCTCACCGTCTCATCCACCATTCCCCGACTTCTCAGCTAACCCTAGGTTTCGCCACGCCCACGCCGAGCAAATGGAGCTTCCTCCCCGCCACCTCGCTCGCCGGAGCTTCTCCCTTCGTTCCTCATCATGTAAGTCGAATCCTTCGTTTAACTGGAACGCAAccgatttagggtttaaaagtGCTGATTGAGAACAAGATCTGAATAGTTTTGATTGCGTGGAACCTTAATGGATCATGTGAAATGGAGTCGCACTGGGTCTGATTGATTATGCGTTGAACCAAACTACTATAGtcatgttcgtttggttgccgtaGTTTTCGGCGTAAGCGTCAATAAAAATAGTTGTCGTTCGTAGACGCCGACGCAGTGTTAATCGCAGATGCAGATTTTTTCGGCTATTGATACGCAGCGTTTAGACGCAGACGCAGTACCGGTTTCAATGAAACGAAcaagagtttattaaaaaaattaacgtcGACGCAGCCGCAGGTAGCTGcgtcaaccaaacgaacagcactTATCtcatttaattaatacaaaaacgAGTTACTTTGGAATCTAAAAGATTCGAGTTCTTAGTTTAAAGCTGTTACGTTTCGTGTCCTGGCTCTTATCGTGGGTTATAAGTAGCTCTTCTTGTATTTTGATGTCATGCTTAGATATCTTCAGCCTcattttatatcttaattttttcttctttcgaCACTGATCATCTCTCTTGTTTGTATTCAGTTTGTTCAAGTACGGAGCATCACTTCCAAGGACAAGATGGcaaagtggaagaagaagtggaggCCTAGGACTCCAATCACCTCTAAAGTCAAGAAAGTCAAGATCAAGTTCTATTCGTACGTCTTCTTATTATTCCAATACTTTGATATCATCattagtgttttttttgttgattttttttttttgttgaattcaGGTCATACAAAGACAGGTTTAAGCCACTGAATGATGGTACCATCCGTCGTTGGAAAGAAGGCAAGCGCCACAACGCACACCTCAAGGTTACTTACCTATTACACCTTATTCCTCATTTTATAATATGAATCTATCAGTTTATTTATTCATTCCGCCAGTGCCTCTAGAAGAAACAGGATGATAGTAACTAGGATCTAACTGATCAGAACTTGGCTTTCATCTGATTGTGACAGTGAAAGTAAGTGTGACATAGAAAGTGTGATTCCTTGTTTAGCTagatagataaaaatggtaGGCAACGTTGTATTACAAATACCATCTCTATTGTTTTGAATATTTGTTTCTGGGTAATGTGTTAAAGAATATTTGTTTCTATTTACTTGTATGCAGTCAAAGAAATCAAAGCGTAGATTGAGACAGCCTGGACTAGTACCACCAGCATATGCCAAAGTCATGAAGAAACTCAATTTCTGCAATTGAGGGATAAAGAGCAAGAAACAGTTCAGTCTCTTCCAGATTTTTCCTGATATTTGCTCACTGGCAGTGGCACCTAAAGATTTGATCAAactttagttctttttttttgtttgttgttgttcaaGTTTTAACCTTGTCTCCAAGTAATAAATTGGTATTTTGCTCATTTTCCTCAGGGTTTTGATATATGTTAAAACTTTTTATACCAATTTATGAAGATTTTAAGTGATTTCACTGAAATGAAGAAGAATAAGGTTTTAAGACTCTTCTACATCTCATTTCTGAACATGGTAAAACCGTAGAAGATTTACGCTTACCATTTAGTTTTAATTGATtcgaaaatttaattaaaattagacCACTAATAGTTATGTGAtgttaatattaaataataaaatcaattgGTGTATTGTATACTAGGAATTTATCTGCGCTTTGTGCCGAATTTTTTTAcacttatttttagttttaagtgTTCGgtaatatactaatatatcatgtgtgaattttatatctattgattctcttcttttttttctttaatgcaTGAGGTTCTAATTTCATAATCGCGAATATATAATAACTTTAGAAAATCATCATACTCTCATGGAAGTATCATCAACATATAATACTAATATGTTTTTAGTTCtatcactaaaatataaaatataaaaaattaaattaataaagaaaACACATCGTTGAAGTCTTAGAAACACAAATATGtagttttaaaacatttatttactGTGTGTTCTACCTTAATTATGATAATAAATAGAATGAAGTATCTTACAAACATAAATCATCGATTGCTTTTGATATTATACGTTTGTTTCTTGAATCAATCGGTACTTTCTTCTATATAATTTCTCTTAAATTTTGATACACGCATACTGCatacataatattttcaaatagtATATTTCATAACTAGTTTCATATATGCATatattgtaatttgtaaattttatacTTGCTATAATTTTTGTTCGTAGtggttcttatatttttatacattgatatttgtttttcacaattagtgttatatattttaaatgtgttATGATATAATTAACTGTATTCAGAATATCTGGATCGAATCAGTTAATATGGAtattttggtacaaatatctgAATCCGTATtagatatatttgttatttagatatttttatgtttctatatATCGAAACAGAACTTATCAAAATTCTTAAGGACTCAACTCAAAactcacacataaatttataatattcaagcggAGCTTAATTCCAAAACGACATGAAATAAACAATTTATACCTAAATGGGGGTGTCAAAGTATGGGTATTTTATGGGTATCATCTGATGTCTATTGGACCTTACTGGGTCGCTGAGTGAAGGAATCCCACTGAATCATGGTCAAAACAAAATGGGGGTGGCGACTGGCGATAGTGAATCTCTCAAAGCGGTCATCGAGCCACATGTACTCTAGTGGGTCCCGATCCAACAAACGTAAAGACAAAAGACAAAAGAGCTTGTCTACGTGTTCTTTATGAATTTACAGTTAGGCCCCCACCGTCGAACATGTGACTTTCGGATTATTCTATTTTCCTTGTCGACCGGCGAATATTCCACGCTGGCAATCTACGTGACATGCTCGCCCCATGCACTCACTTTCTTTTCGTAAATcattgattgtttaattttttggtaaaaatcattgattgttttttttaaacgcCAATATTTCTTTTTGAACGACAATGCCAATcaattattactattattatttttttatatccaATCCATTAAAATGAAAGCTTTGTGTCGCTCTCGTTCCGTGACGCCGCTCAACATGCATTGCTGCTCCTAAatgatttatttcatttttagtcAACAATAAAATGATGTTTAACCAGAAAAATAAACTTGTATAATG
This genomic window contains:
- the LOC103827789 gene encoding uncharacterized protein LOC103827789, which gives rise to MQRLCTKLRSISLRSNRNLSLIGAPHRLIHHSPTSQLTLGFATPTPSKWSFLPATSLAGASPFVPHHFVQVRSITSKDKMAKWKKKWRPRTPITSKVKKVKIKFYSSYKDRFKPLNDGTIRRWKEGKRHNAHLKSKKSKRRLRQPGLVPPAYAKVMKKLNFCN